The sequence below is a genomic window from Rhinolophus sinicus isolate RSC01 chromosome X, ASM3656204v1, whole genome shotgun sequence.
CACTACCAGGAACGAGAAGAGCCCGAGAATCCAGCAGGTGCTCAGGCCACTGCAGCAGTGGGAGGAGAGTTCcgctctccctcctctcctcgtTTCAAGAGCTCATCTGCTGCTGGGTCAAACGGCAATCCCCAGGGTCCTCAGAGAGCCCCATCCACTGTCACTACTGCAACAAAATTGAATGAAGGTGCCAACTACCAAGTGGAGGAAAGGCCAAGATccccccaggcccagcctgccACCGGGCGTGCCACTGAGCCCTTCCACAGAGGCCCTCTAGAGGAGAAGGTGATTCTCTTGGTATATTACCTACTACACAAGTATCAAATGAAAGAGCCCATTACCAAGGCAGAAATGCTGAGAAATGTCATCCAAGTGCACAGAAATTGCTTCCTTGAGATCCTCAAGAGAGCCTCTGACCACCTGGAGATGGTCTTTGGCCTTGATTTGAGGGAAATGGATCCTTACCGGCACATCTATATTCTTGTCAACAAATTGGAGCTAAGCTATGATGCAATGCCAAGTGATGACAGAGGGGTCCCCAAGACTGGCCTGTTGATGACTATTCTGGGTGTGATCTACACCAAGGGCAACTGTGCCACTGAGGAGCAAGTCTGGCAAACGCTGAATGCGATGGGGCTATATAAGGGGAGGCATCACTTCATTTTTGGGGATCCCAAGAAGCTTATCACCAAGGATTTGGTGAAGGAGAAGTACCTGGAGTACCGCCAAGTTCCCAACAGTGATCCTCCAAGCTATGAATTCCTGTGGGGT
It includes:
- the LOC109457531 gene encoding melanoma-associated antigen B10, yielding MPQRKKTKHQARDKHYQEREEPENPAGAQATAAVGGEFRSPSSPRFKSSSAAGSNGNPQGPQRAPSTVTTATKLNEGANYQVEERPRSPQAQPATGRATEPFHRGPLEEKVILLVYYLLHKYQMKEPITKAEMLRNVIQVHRNCFLEILKRASDHLEMVFGLDLREMDPYRHIYILVNKLELSYDAMPSDDRGVPKTGLLMTILGVIYTKGNCATEEQVWQTLNAMGLYKGRHHFIFGDPKKLITKDLVKEKYLEYRQVPNSDPPSYEFLWGPRAHAETTKMRVLEFLAKMHNTVPSAFPPWYEEAVRDEEERAQARVAARARTAAIASARSKAIANVRSRAMVSSSSHTK